Genomic DNA from Paenibacillus sp. MBLB1832:
TCAAAGCTAATGACCCAATCGCAGTGTCTTTGATTCACACAAATGGTACTTTTGCGAGCGCAACTGTAACTGTTGGCGCTGTAGCTAATGTTTCAGCAATTGAGATTAAATCCCAATACCAAAACAATACTACAAAATCAGATCTTCAAGCTGGTAACGCTAACGTTGGTGAATATAACCTAGTGCTTGAAGCAAAAGATCAATATGGTAATAGTGTAACTGACACAGCTGTACTTGCATCTGATCTTCTTGTTACCGTATCAAACACGGCAGTGGTATCAGTAGCTGGATACACGAACAATGCTGCAACTTTTGCTAACCTTACTATTGATGGTAGTAACAAAGCAGTATTAACTTTGGCTGGTGGATTGACTGCTGGTACTTCCAATGTAACCCTTATCTCAAAATCAACTGGCGCTAAATCTAGTTTCGATGTAGTAGTTAAGGATTCCGTTAAAGTTGACAACTTCACAATGACAGTTCCTGCATTAGCTGTTGCTGCTGAGGAAACAGTAATTCCTTTCACAGCACTTGATCAATTCAATAAAGATGTTGCACATCCAACAGCTGCTTCCTTCACTTCTGTAAATACAACAAGTGGTTCCATTGTATTCGAGAAAGATGTAGTAGCTAATAAAACAAACATGAAGCTTGTTAACCCTTCAAAAGGGACTGTTATCATCACTATTGTAACTAAGACAAACAAAGTACAACAATTAACTGTAAACGTAGTAGATGCTAAAGTTCCAACTGTAGTTTCAGCTACTAAAGATTTCAGCACATCAGTTCTGAAAACTGGTACAGTAACTATTGGCAAAGCAAATATCGTAGTTAAAGACCAATATGGTCGCGACATGACTCCTAACTGGGGTGATGGCACTGTAGCTGCTAGCGCTGCTCCTGAGTATCGTGTAGTAGTTGAAAGTGGTACAGTAGGCAACGTTAGCGTATCTAGCAACGTATATGTTGATGATACTAACTCTGTTGTATTGACTGGTGCAGCTAAAGGTACTTCCACAATCACATTGAAACTTGAGAAGGCAACTGATACTGCAGCATTCGCACCAGTAGCTAACGGTTCATACACTTATACTCAAAAAGTTGTAGAGAACGCTGATATTGCTTCTTACGAAGCTACTGTATCTGGTACTGTTTACAATGATGGTGCTAGCGCAACTTACGGTAAAGATCTAGTTGTAACAGGTATCCTTGCTGATGGATCCAAAGTGACTATCCCTAGCGTAGCAGCTAACTATGATGTTATCAGCAGTAACGCTGGTGTAGTATACACTCGTAACTCAGACCCAGCAGTTGCAGGTAAAATAACAGCAGCTAACTTTGCTTTCAGTGGAACAGATACATCTGCTGATGCAGTTGTAACTGTAGTTGTGAAAGGTGCAACAACTCAAACTATCCCTGTAACAGTTAAAGTATCTAAAGCAACTCCAGCAATTCAAACTTTGTCTTTGAAAGATAAATATGAAGTTGGTTCTCCAGCTGTTACTGTTGCTAAGAAGGAATCTGATGGTGTTGTGTCTGCTCTTGCAGCTGATGTTGACACTATTGGCGAATTAGAAGCAGTAGTAGAAGGTATTGTTAAATCAGTTGATCAATACGGTGTAGAGATCGCTGAAGATTTTGCACAAGCTAACATTATCGTGTCTAATCTAACTGTAGCTAGCGCGACAAAAGATCTTGCACACGTTGCAACTGGTGACACATTCAACGTTACTGCAATCATTGGTTCAAAAGTAATTTCCTTCAAAGTTATCGTTAAGTAATTAATATAACTTCAAAGAAGTCGAGACAATAGTCTCGGCTTCTTTTTTATAGAAAGTTTAAAAAATAGCAAATATGAGGTTAGTTGATTTATTATATAAAGACAAGACATAGTTAAGGGAGAATAAAATGAAAACGAACCTGACTCTAACAGCACTCCTACTAACCTTCATTCTAACCACAACCCTCTCCACTTCCCAAGCCGAAGCTCCATCCCCAGGCGGGAGCGATCCGGTCATCACCTTGAGCTACTTCGAGCAAAACACCTTAAGCGAAGCAAAGGTGAAGGAAATCGTGGCCTCCGCGATCGCAGCGAATGCTGGCGGGAGCAACGGAGGCACGGGCACTAGCCCTGCGGCAGTAGCGAGCATGAAGGTTGTCCAGTTGCAAAATGGACAAACTCTGTATGCAGGCGCTGGCGCGGAGTTTATCGTGCGAACCGGCCGAGTGCTAGCGGTGAGCAACGATGAGAACGGCATCCCGGATGTAACGGGAGGCAAGGATTTGGCAGCGGGAACGGAAGTTGCGCTGAATCATCTTTTGATATTTCCTGTTGAAGGGCGTGGTATTAAGCCATCACCTAAGAACGACACAACCATTTATGTTATGGTGCGCGGTGGTTATTTACTTTTGAATGCAGATGGTAGTACGGTTTCACAATAATAAATGTCTACTCCATAATTTTACCCAAACTGACAACTTCTTATGCGTGTTGGCCTTGCGAATATAGCCATACTAATCATTGTACTAGCAGTGAGAGGTGGCTGCTTATTGAACAAGATTAACAACTAAGACTCTAAGGAGGCGTTTGGGTTATGGCTAGAAATAAAGTGGTTCCAGAATCCAAGAAAGCATTAGACATCCTGAAATATGAAATTGCTGCGGAATTAGGCTTACCAGTCGGGAAACATTTGTCTATGAATGTAGATACGGAGTTCGCAACGGAGCTCGGTTCTGTTTCATCTTATTCTGGAAAAAAAGAATCATGGGGACATCTTACCTCCAGGGATAATGGTGCTGTCGGGGGCCGAATCACGCAGCGTCTAATCCAAAGAGCAGAGGAAACCCTATTTAGTCTTTAATTTATGTAAAAATAGCTCGGAAAGTTTAATGCCATCGTTCGTTGATTTTATAATTTTATAAAGAAAAAATGAAGAATGAATGAAAGAAATCTGAAAGAATGCTGAATGAAGCCAGGGTAAAAATCAGGGGGAATTTTACCCTAAGATGAATTGACACTAGACGACAAATGAAGTAAGATAACTAATTGAAGGTCAATCTTTCATTTAACCTTTTCCTATCGGAAAAGGTTCATTTTTTTTGGCGGAATTCAAGAATCTTACCAGCGCCCCAGCGCAGAAGAGGGATTCCGTTTGGCGTGAAAAGCTGCCGCTGAAGCCGGGCCCGATTTTTTCATCATAGAGGCATCGAGAAAAAGCTTTTCAAACATACTAAAGGTATTAGGAGGATGAATGATATGGCGCAAGTACGTGGACGTCGTTTATTTACATCCGAATCCGTAACAGAAGGTCATCCAGATAAAATTTGTGACCAAATTTCTGACTCGGTATTGGATGCATTTCTTGCCAATGATCCGAATGCTCGTGTAGCATGTGAGGTATCTGTAGCAACTGGTTTGGTATTGGTGATTGGTGAAATCACATCGAAGTCTGAATATGTGGATATTCAAGCGATCGCAAGACAAACAATTAAAGATATTGGGTACACACGCGCGAAATATGGTTTTGACTCCCAAACATGTGCGGTTCTTGTTTCCCTGAACGAACAATCCCCTGACATTGCACAAGGTGTTGACAGAGCGCTTGAAGCAAGAGAAGGTTCTATGTCTGATGCGGAAATCGAAGCAATCGGCGCTGGTGACCAAGGTCTTATGTTCGGTTTTGCGGTTAATGAAACACCTGAGCTTATGCCGCTTCCGATTTCAATTTCTCACCAGTTAGCTCGTCGTTTGACCGAAGTTCGTAAGAATGGCACTCTTCCATACCTGCGTCCTGATGGTAAAACACAAGTTACGGTTGAGTACATCGACGACAAACCAGTGCGTGTAGATGCGATCGTTGTATCCACACAGCACGATGAAAATATCACATTGGAGCAAATCCAAGCTGATATCAAAGAACACGTTATTAACCCGATCGTTCCAGCGAACTTGTTGGATGCGAATACCAACTATTTCATCAACCCAACGGGCCGTTTCGTTATCGGCGGACCTCAAGGTGATGCTGGTTTAACTGGGCGTAAAATTATCGTTGATACGTATGGCGGTTACGCACGTCATGGCGGCGGCGCATTCTCTGGTAAGGATCCAACGAAAGTTGACCGTTCCGGTGCATACGCGGCGCGTTATGTAGCGAAAAATATCGTAGCAGCTGGCCTTGCTGAGAAATGTGAAGTTCAATTGGCTTATGCGATTGGCGTTGCACGTCCAGTATCCATCGCTGTTGATACGTTTGGCACATCGAAAGTTAGTGAAGAGAAGCTTGTTGAGCTTATTCACAAAAACTTCGACCTGCGCCCAGCTGGTATTATTAAAGAGCTTGACCTTCGTCGTCCGATTTACCGCCAAACAGCGGCTTACGGTCACTTCGGCCGTAACGATCTAGATGTTCCTTGGGAGCGTACGGATAAAGCGGAAGCTTTGAAAACACAAGCGTTAGTTTAATTAAGGAAGCCGTCCAATTGGGCGGCTTTTTTGCATGTTGTGATAGTGTGACTCACCATCTGTTTACAATTGTAATCTTTTATATTTGCAAATGAACAAAAGTGTGTTAATATCTGTTTATGTCATCTCGTGCGAAAACAACAAGAATTATGATATAATAATGAAGATACATTCTGTTGAGGAAGTCGAAGGGAGAGCGAGACGTTGGATAACGAATTGAAAGAACCACTAACGGAAGAAGCACTAAAAACGATACTGAAAGCAGAATTATCACCAGTGATTGAGAGATTAGACCGCCTAGAACTAGAACAATCTCAAATCAAACAAGCTGTCCTTGAAACGAATGAAATAGTGAAAAGACTAGAGGTTGTCCAAGAAAACCAACACCGTATCATTGAACTATTATCTGCACGATCCATCGAGCAAGAAGCAAAATTGAAGAAAATCGGTTAATTTTAACATATAAGCATCTCAAGCAGAGAGCAAACCCTATGGGGGTGCTCTCTTTTCTTTGATCGGCATAGCTTTTTGCTGGCATATGAATACAACGCAACGGAAATCGTAACTTTTTCCATAGTTTAAGAGTCTATATAGATATCGGATATTTGATAGACATGGTGAGAATTAGATAAATATGAGGAGTGGAAAGCAGCATGACGGTTCAGAAGCAGGTAGGCGCTGCTGCGCTGGCTTGCGCTTTGGTGTGGCAGTTAGTGGCGGGAGCAACCGTGAGCGCGGCGGGCACGAAGTTAACGCTAAGTTCACAAGAGACGATTACATCAGGCGCAGTGATGAAGAATTATGTATGGGCAACGACGCGAGGCAGCAAGGATGTTTCGGTGAATGCCAATGTGATAGAGGTAGATTTAACGAATCCGAATGTGAAGATCGATGCGATGGCTGGGACGAAAAATCAATTCACGAAGAACCAGAGTGTCCTAGGCATGGTGAAGGATACAGGGGCTGTCGCTGGCATCAATGGCGATTTCTATAATACGCAAGCGGAGGGCGTCCCAGAAGGTGCGCAAATCACTAATGGCCAGGTCATGTCCACGCCTGCTAAGATTTCGGGGTTGTATTCTTTTGCAATAACGAAGACGAATCAACCGATTATTGATATTTTTGACTTCCAGGGAACGGTAACGGCGAAGGATGGTACGGCTTTTGAGCTGGGTGGCGTGAACAAAACCTTTTACTGGGACGACAACGGTGTTCCGCTCATTGCAAATGGTCTTTTCCTGTATACGAGCGCATGGGCGATGACCCAGCGAGCAGTGGATGGCACGAACGTTCCGACGGAAGCGCTGATTCAGAACGATATAGTGAAGGAAATTCAGGTCGATACGAATGTCAAAATGGCAGCACCAGCCGATGGCTATATTCTGAGGGGCTCGGGTTTGGCGAAAGACTTTATCGTGAAGCATTTGAAAGTCGGCGATAAGGTCACGACGAAATACGACATGATTCCGCATGACGCGTCGAAGACGTATGATTGGCGCAATTTCAAAATGCTGATCGGCGGCAGCACGCTGCTTGTGGATGAGGCGAAGCCGAGTTATTTTACACGCAATATTAATGATTTCAACGGTTATAGCCCGCTTTCCAGAACGGCTGTGGGGTATTCCAAGGATCAGAAGAAGGCTTATATGATTACGGTGGATCGAAATGGCGATAGCGCAGGGATGACCCTTCCAGAGCTGCAGCAATTCATGATTGATGCAGGTGTGTGGCGTGGCATGGTGCTGGATGGAGGCGGATCGACACAGATGGTGTCTAGGCCGCTAGGTGACGTTGACCCGAAGCTGGTCAATAAGCCGCAAAATGGCAATCAACGTGCCGTTGCCAATGGGTTGGGCGTCTATTCTACCGCTCCCAAGGGAGAGTTGAAAGGTCTTATTTTAAAAGGACAATCCTTATTATTCATGAATGAATCCAGCACTTATCAATTTAAAGCATACGATGATTATTATAATCCGATCTCCACGGACGGCATTGTGCCACAATGGAGCACTTCAGTCGCAAACGGCTCGTTCAAGGACAATGTATACACACCGACTATGCCTGGGAAAACACAGGTGATAGCCAAATCCGGCAAAGGCTCCGCCTCCATGGATGTAGAAGTAGTGGGCCGCGATCAGATCGTGTCGATGGCTTTCCGAAATGGGTCTTTCTCAGTGATAGAAGGCGGCGATTTCAAGCTGCCAATTACAGTGACCACACGGAGTGGCGCAACTAGGGAATTACCCGCATCCTCGGCGACATGGGAGCTAAGCGGCATCAAAGGCACGATTACGAACGGTGTTCTTCACGTGGATAGCGCCGCGGGCTCACAAGCTGCTCAAGTGATTGCCAGATATGATGGCTACAGTACGATGGTGACACTCCCGATTGGGCAGGAAAAGGTGTGGTACGATCTGGATCATTATGCGGTGATGACGACTGGTGATAAGTATCCAGCGGAAGTGATATCTTCAGTTAATATCCCGCAATTTAACGGAAATAAGAACCTTGAAATCACGTATGATTTCACGAAGGGGTTAGGGACGAAGGCAGCCTATGCTAGATTGAATAATGGCAATGGTGCTCCGATTGAGGGCGAGCCGCAATTCATTACGGCCAAAGTGTTTGGAGATGGCAGCTTCAACTGGGTTCGCGCAGAAGTTATCGATGGCAATGGCAAGCTCAATTATGTCAGCTTTACGGAAAATATGAATTGGACCGGCTGGCGCAAGGTGACGGCGGACGTCTCTAATTTGACAATGCCGATTTCGTTGAAGAGTATATACGTAGCGAA
This window encodes:
- the metK gene encoding methionine adenosyltransferase, with the translated sequence MAQVRGRRLFTSESVTEGHPDKICDQISDSVLDAFLANDPNARVACEVSVATGLVLVIGEITSKSEYVDIQAIARQTIKDIGYTRAKYGFDSQTCAVLVSLNEQSPDIAQGVDRALEAREGSMSDAEIEAIGAGDQGLMFGFAVNETPELMPLPISISHQLARRLTEVRKNGTLPYLRPDGKTQVTVEYIDDKPVRVDAIVVSTQHDENITLEQIQADIKEHVINPIVPANLLDANTNYFINPTGRFVIGGPQGDAGLTGRKIIVDTYGGYARHGGGAFSGKDPTKVDRSGAYAARYVAKNIVAAGLAEKCEVQLAYAIGVARPVSIAVDTFGTSKVSEEKLVELIHKNFDLRPAGIIKELDLRRPIYRQTAAYGHFGRNDLDVPWERTDKAEALKTQALV
- a CDS encoding S-layer homology domain-containing protein, whose amino-acid sequence is MSELSSNKERPNLKNKTHDIQGGEKKVMKKSLKVLASATLAFSLFASVAMAAETTPAATTAPAAVKTSKDFKDLAGLDAALTAKIDALLAKGYMDGKGDNFDVTGNMTRAEAAKLVAKIFGLTVGTETTSSFKDVDGTDASIAWSIPFIEAAKKAGIIDGMTDTTFAPKDNVTLGQLATLLVKGFGKGADVKTTTPWYQGYLDVAKANNVDLGTDGAKLATRADLVVGSFAASAAVEAAQAVTADFKATGAKKFTVTFNKAVDTSKAVIAVKNGTNAVNTKSVTFSDDKKTATVEFPYALAAADYTVSVTGLGKDLTGTVKVEAEKVTKINFNSDKAVLVRGDLKKVKVGYKVFNQYNEEITSSTSLTATTSAGTIVGGNTVSGGTITIDNGSADFKANDPIAVSLIHTNGTFASATVTVGAVANVSAIEIKSQYQNNTTKSDLQAGNANVGEYNLVLEAKDQYGNSVTDTAVLASDLLVTVSNTAVVSVAGYTNNAATFANLTIDGSNKAVLTLAGGLTAGTSNVTLISKSTGAKSSFDVVVKDSVKVDNFTMTVPALAVAAEETVIPFTALDQFNKDVAHPTAASFTSVNTTSGSIVFEKDVVANKTNMKLVNPSKGTVIITIVTKTNKVQQLTVNVVDAKVPTVVSATKDFSTSVLKTGTVTIGKANIVVKDQYGRDMTPNWGDGTVAASAAPEYRVVVESGTVGNVSVSSNVYVDDTNSVVLTGAAKGTSTITLKLEKATDTAAFAPVANGSYTYTQKVVENADIASYEATVSGTVYNDGASATYGKDLVVTGILADGSKVTIPSVAANYDVISSNAGVVYTRNSDPAVAGKITAANFAFSGTDTSADAVVTVVVKGATTQTIPVTVKVSKATPAIQTLSLKDKYEVGSPAVTVAKKESDGVVSALAADVDTIGELEAVVEGIVKSVDQYGVEIAEDFAQANIIVSNLTVASATKDLAHVATGDTFNVTAIIGSKVISFKVIVK
- a CDS encoding stalk domain-containing protein, producing MTVQKQVGAAALACALVWQLVAGATVSAAGTKLTLSSQETITSGAVMKNYVWATTRGSKDVSVNANVIEVDLTNPNVKIDAMAGTKNQFTKNQSVLGMVKDTGAVAGINGDFYNTQAEGVPEGAQITNGQVMSTPAKISGLYSFAITKTNQPIIDIFDFQGTVTAKDGTAFELGGVNKTFYWDDNGVPLIANGLFLYTSAWAMTQRAVDGTNVPTEALIQNDIVKEIQVDTNVKMAAPADGYILRGSGLAKDFIVKHLKVGDKVTTKYDMIPHDASKTYDWRNFKMLIGGSTLLVDEAKPSYFTRNINDFNGYSPLSRTAVGYSKDQKKAYMITVDRNGDSAGMTLPELQQFMIDAGVWRGMVLDGGGSTQMVSRPLGDVDPKLVNKPQNGNQRAVANGLGVYSTAPKGELKGLILKGQSLLFMNESSTYQFKAYDDYYNPISTDGIVPQWSTSVANGSFKDNVYTPTMPGKTQVIAKSGKGSASMDVEVVGRDQIVSMAFRNGSFSVIEGGDFKLPITVTTRSGATRELPASSATWELSGIKGTITNGVLHVDSAAGSQAAQVIARYDGYSTMVTLPIGQEKVWYDLDHYAVMTTGDKYPAEVISSVNIPQFNGNKNLEITYDFTKGLGTKAAYARLNNGNGAPIEGEPQFITAKVFGDGSFNWVRAEVIDGNGKLNYVSFTENMNWTGWRKVTADVSNLTMPISLKSIYVANPANGQDERAGKGKINIDDISFIYDGQLPALPKNTMKLLVGKKQATLNTKAMTLEQAPTIVKDNTLVPLRFVTEGLGGTVKWDDKERKVTVVRGDKLIDLWIDQADLLINGERVTAEVAPAIMSNVTMVPLRLISEKLGFKVGWDPQNYGISIE
- a CDS encoding alpha/beta-type small acid-soluble spore protein: MARNKVVPESKKALDILKYEIAAELGLPVGKHLSMNVDTEFATELGSVSSYSGKKESWGHLTSRDNGAVGGRITQRLIQRAEETLFSL